A window of the Ostrea edulis chromosome 1, xbOstEdul1.1, whole genome shotgun sequence genome harbors these coding sequences:
- the LOC130047464 gene encoding uncharacterized protein LOC130047464 isoform X3, protein MPKEKSTRAKKKKGGEVMTKGRTNKNVEGPVEFQEQTTMETSTNNGFEGEMDVSPRDEPSGFRMENSRETIREQQVWVVGSSIVKRAFLAARIRPDGVNLGLMDRLNVSIWWQGKGGMGWYEMYNKIKTLLKVADPPDYIILHCGGNNIGYTPIKQLIQDMKGTIDKIWKLLPNTKLVWSQILPRKNWYSSDSIEKMNNSAKRINSSVAAYIVRNGGCYIKYLDIKLVNTNLFEADGVHISNIGNEIFLNNISAGLEQFITNGWQVYPKLY, encoded by the exons ATGCCAAAAGAAAAATCAACGAGGGCGAAAAAGAAGAAGGGAGGTGAAGTTATGACAAAGGGGCGGACAAATAAAAATGTGGAAGGACCAGTTGAATTTCAAGAGCAGACGACAATGGAGACATCAACAAATAATGGATTTGAGGGAGAAATGGATGTATCACCCAGAGATGAACCATCGGGATTCCGCATGGAGAATTCCAGGGAAACCATTCGAG AACAACAGGTATGGGTAGTGGGCTCATCAATAGTCAAAAGAGCATTTTTAGCAGCTAGAATCAGACCAGATGGAGTTAACTTGGGACTAATGGATAGATTAAATGTGTCTATTTGGTGGCAAGGAAAAGGGGGTATGGGCTGGTATGAAATGTACAACAAGATCAAAACATTGCTGAAAGTTGCTGACCCTCCTGATTACATTATTCTACATTGTGGTGGTAATAATATTGGGTACACACCAATCAAACAGcttatacaagatatgaaaggtaCAATTGACAAAATTTGGAAACTTTTACCCAATACAAAGCTTGTATGGTCACAAATATTGCCTAGAAAGAACTGGTATTCATCAGATAGCatagaaaaaatgaataattctgCAAAAAGAATCAACAGTTCAGTGGCGGCTTATATAGTAAGGAATGGGGGATGTTATATCAAGTATTTGGATATCAAACTTGTAAACACAAATCTTTTTGAGGCAGATGGGGTCCATATATCAAATATAGGCAATGAAATTTTTCTCAACAACATTAGTGCAGGGTTAGAACAATTTATAACGAATGGATGGCAAGTGTATCCAAAGTTATACTAG
- the LOC130047464 gene encoding uncharacterized protein LOC130047464 isoform X2 yields the protein METSTNNGFEGEMDVSPRDEPSGFRMENSRETIRGIGSTSKQDTRKNTSRISAVDVRNEVNNLLHLATAPNTQETYNQGLICFEEFQDSLNLSKIWPPTLEQIVLFIGYMSAKHLSVATARTYISAISYKLKIQNNRDETQSFLVKKLLEGFRRKVKKNDARLPITSNILNQILQSLHLVCTNYYECKLFQAAYTLAFFGFFRVGEMTVKNQKDLGHAIEYEDITMFTEENKIQIKLKHSKVDQIGEGETITIQNSQFGSQIQPIKIIQEYLAIRPSVQGKLFCHFSGQPLTRYQFTAVLNKVLSIIGLEGKKYKSHSFRIGAATSAAMFGMSEEEICKAGRWKSKAYKIYVRM from the exons ATGGAGACATCAACAAATAATGGATTTGAGGGAGAAATGGATGTATCACCCAGAGATGAACCATCGGGATTCCGCATGGAGAATTCCAGGGAAACCATTCGAG GAATTGGCTCCACAAGCAAACAAGATACCAGAAAAAATACCAGTAGAATTTCAGCAGTTGATGTTAGAAATGAAGTAAACAACTTGTTACATCTAGCAACAGCCCCAAATACTCAGGAAACATACAACCAGGGACTAATATGCTTTGAGGAATTCCAGGATTCCCTAAACCTTAGCAAAATATGGCCCCCTACGTTAGAGCAAATAGTtctatttataggttatatgtCAGCAAAACATCTCTCAGTGGCAACAGCTAGAACTTACATTTCAGCTATTTCTTACAaactaaaaattcaaaacaatagGGATGAAACTCAAAGCTTTCTGGTTAAGAAACTCTTAGAAGGATTCAGAAGAAAGGTCAAGAAAAATGATGCCAGACTGCcaattacatcaaatatattaaatcaaataCTACAAAGTTTGCACTTGGTTTGTACAAACTACTATGAATGCAAACTGTTTCAAGCCGCCTACACTTTAGCATTTTTTGGTTTCTTTAGAGTTGGAGAAATGACAGTAAAAAACCAAAAAGATCTGGGACATGCAATTGAATATGAAGACATAACAATGTTtacagaagaaaataaaatccaaataaaaTTAAAGCATTCCAAAGTGGATCAAATAGGGGAAGGAGAAACAATTACTATTCAGAATAGCCAATTTGGGTCTCAAATACAACCAATTAAGATTATTCAAGAATATCTAGCAATACGACCTTCAGTGCAGGGGAAGTTGTTCTGTCATTTTAGTGGACAACCACTAACTAGATACCAATTTACGGcagttttaaataaagttttgtcgATAATAGGGTTAGAAGGTAAAAAATACAAGTCTCATTCATTTAGAATTGGGGCAGCAACCAGTGCAGCAATGTTTGGTATGTCAGAGGAAGAAATCTGTAAAGCAGGAAGATGGAAATCTAAAgcatacaaaatttatgttaGGATGTAA
- the LOC130047464 gene encoding uncharacterized protein LOC130047464 isoform X1 translates to MDIKSAFRLMIIHPGDFDLLGFKFQGKYYIDKCLPMGCAMSCNLFEKFSTFLHWQLQKQTGIDTIYHYLDDFLFIGRVGTQECSHLMEEFQNLCSLVGVPLANEKTVGPSTSIIFLGLEINTVDMVVKIPLEKVKQLKSMLNMALIKKSLQLQEVQSIVGSLNFFSKGVPNARAFNRRFYDATCGVTKAHHHIKITNEFREDVKTWLLFLEQFNGVRLLHESDWLSNENMKLFTDSKGNPDLGCGAYWEGRWVFWPWPTKWDLGIFKEMSFLELVPIVLAIYIWGEMLFKNKRIIMYIDNNALVSIINKQTSKSKRIMFLIRKLVLILLKNNIVFKAKHIAGTQNSIADALSRKQFKTFQELAPQANKIPEKIPVEFQQLMLEMKTTGMGSGLINSQKSIFSS, encoded by the exons ATGGATATAAAATCTGCATTTAGACTAATGATAATCCATCCTGGTGATTTTGATTTGCTAGGTTTCAAATTTCAAGGTAAATATTACATTGACAAATGTTTACCAATGGGTTGTGCAATGTCATGTAATctgtttgaaaagttttcaacatttttacacTGGCAACTACAGAAACAGACAGGTATTGACACGATTTATCATTATCTGGATGATTTCTTATTTATTGGAAGAGTAGGTACTCAAGAATGTTCACATTTAATGGAAGAGTTTCAGAATTTGTGCAGTTTGGTGGGTGTACCGTTAGCAAATGAAAAAACAGTAGGGCCATCTACAAGCATTATATTTTTAGGTTTAGAAATAAATACGGTTGATATGGTTGTAAAAATTCCTCTAGAAAAGGTAAAACAGTTGAAATCTATGCTAAATATGGCCCTTATTAAAAAGTCATTACAGTTACAAGAAGTACAAAGCATAGTTGGAAGCttaaattttttcagcaaagGTGTGCCAAATGCAAGAGCATTCAACAGAAGGTTTTATGATGCTACTTGTGGGGTGACAAAAGCTCATCATCATATCAAAATCACAAATGAGTTTAGGGAAGATGTTAAAACTTGGTTACTTTTTTTAGAACAGTTCAATGGTGTTAGACTCTTGCATGAGAGTGATTGGCTGAGTaacgaaaatatgaaattgtttacAGATAGTAAAGGCAATCCAGATTTGGGATGTGGGGCATACTGGGAAGGTAGATGGGTTTTCTGGCCTTGGCCAACAAAATGGGATTTaggtatttttaaagaaatgtcattTTTGGAGCTGGTGCCCATTGTATTAGCTATTTACATATGGGGCGAAATGCTCTTTAAGAACAAGAGGatcataatgtacattgacaaCAATGCACTGGTGTCAATTATtaacaaacaaacatcaaaatcaaaaagaaTCATGTTTTTGATAAGAAAGTTGGTCCTTATACTGTTAAAAAACAACATAGTATTCAAGGCAAAACATATAGCAGGTACACAAAATAGTATCGCAGATGCACTGTCAcgtaaacagtttaaaacatttcagGAATTGGCTCCACAAGCAAACAAGATACCAGAAAAAATACCAGTAGAATTTCAGCAGTTGATGTTAGAAATGAA AACAACAGGTATGGGTAGTGGGCTCATCAATAGTCAAAAGAGCATTTTTAGCAGCTAG